A single region of the Salipaludibacillus sp. LMS25 genome encodes:
- a CDS encoding penicillin-binding protein, whose translation MVEQMKSSRLTKRALWFLFILLVVVAVLFSRFIYIQAAKEVQGTDLKALLEKRWSQTETLEGKRGSIFDKNGEVLAEEIPSYTIIAVLDDRFDSYVSDPQATAKKLSSVLNINQETLEAQLTRDAVQVELGARAKNISYEKKQEVAELKLDGILFREDPRRYYPKQNFASHILGYTERDMSVARMGLESSLDEYLQETDGYITYQKDGKNRRLFNADQVIEEPEDGHNVYLTIDSRIQMAIEQTMNQVDEEFEPERMITIVANATTGEILGMSNRPGFNPNQYENIENYTNFAVTSSFEPGSTMKIFSLAAAIEEGVFDPEETYQSGSYEVTDQTIRDHNQGRGWGEISYLEGVQRSSNVAFSKLALEKLGAETLYGYIDAFGLRDVTGIDLPNESPGLIADQYKVDAATTAFGQATAITPIQQVQAATAIANDGKMMTPYVVDRIVDPTNHEVVYKSEPEVKNQPISEETAEQVLEILETVVSADEGTGRPFAIEGFEVAGKTGTAQIPSEAGGYLRGHGNNIFSFIGMAPADDPEVIVYVAVDRPNLEGDEAGSEPVSMIFKQVMEQSLQYLNIAPSEEEEVSSVQDTIKMGDYEEGVTQEAYDDLSKQGLDVILIGDGETVIKQSHAEGTELMNGEKVILLTDDVDPLVPDMTGWSLRTVYLFEKVTGIDIEVEGSGFVSGQTPSPGSSMEDLNRMMIDLSTEKEHNQSETGVEGDEEATETGEEDDFFMD comes from the coding sequence ATGGTGGAACAAATGAAGAGCAGCCGATTGACGAAACGAGCGCTTTGGTTTCTATTTATCCTGCTTGTAGTGGTTGCTGTGTTATTTTCCCGTTTTATTTATATACAAGCAGCTAAAGAAGTGCAGGGAACCGATCTTAAAGCATTATTGGAGAAACGGTGGTCACAAACTGAAACACTTGAGGGTAAGAGAGGTTCTATCTTTGATAAAAATGGGGAAGTTCTTGCTGAGGAAATTCCATCATACACTATTATCGCTGTATTAGATGATCGATTTGATAGTTATGTGAGTGATCCACAAGCGACAGCTAAAAAGTTGAGTTCTGTTTTAAATATTAATCAAGAAACTTTGGAAGCTCAATTGACACGCGATGCCGTTCAAGTGGAACTAGGAGCACGGGCAAAAAACATTAGCTATGAAAAGAAACAAGAAGTAGCAGAACTAAAATTAGACGGTATTTTATTTAGGGAGGATCCACGGCGTTATTACCCTAAACAAAATTTTGCGTCTCACATACTAGGGTATACTGAGAGAGATATGTCTGTTGCGAGAATGGGACTTGAAAGCAGTCTTGATGAGTACTTACAAGAAACTGATGGGTATATTACTTATCAAAAGGACGGTAAGAACCGACGGCTATTTAATGCTGACCAAGTAATTGAAGAGCCAGAAGATGGCCATAATGTGTATTTAACAATCGATTCTCGTATTCAAATGGCAATCGAACAGACGATGAATCAGGTCGATGAAGAGTTTGAGCCAGAACGAATGATTACAATTGTGGCAAATGCAACTACAGGTGAAATTCTCGGGATGTCCAATAGACCGGGTTTTAACCCTAACCAGTATGAAAATATTGAAAACTATACGAATTTTGCTGTAACATCAAGCTTTGAACCTGGATCTACAATGAAAATCTTTTCGTTGGCAGCTGCGATTGAGGAAGGGGTATTTGACCCAGAGGAAACTTATCAATCCGGTAGTTACGAAGTGACAGACCAAACAATCCGTGATCACAACCAAGGGCGAGGCTGGGGAGAAATTTCGTATTTAGAGGGTGTTCAGCGCTCTTCCAATGTGGCTTTTTCGAAACTCGCTTTGGAGAAGCTTGGAGCAGAAACTCTTTATGGCTATATTGATGCTTTTGGTTTGCGAGATGTAACAGGTATCGACCTTCCAAATGAGAGTCCTGGCTTAATTGCAGATCAGTATAAGGTTGATGCCGCTACAACGGCTTTCGGGCAAGCGACAGCAATAACACCGATACAACAAGTACAAGCAGCTACAGCCATTGCCAATGATGGTAAGATGATGACGCCTTATGTTGTGGATCGTATTGTAGATCCAACTAACCATGAAGTTGTTTATAAAAGTGAGCCAGAAGTAAAGAACCAGCCTATCTCTGAAGAAACAGCAGAGCAAGTTTTAGAGATTCTTGAAACAGTTGTTAGTGCTGATGAAGGTACTGGAAGACCTTTTGCAATTGAAGGCTTTGAGGTAGCTGGTAAAACAGGGACAGCGCAAATACCAAGTGAAGCAGGCGGCTACTTGAGAGGGCACGGGAATAATATTTTCTCATTTATCGGAATGGCCCCGGCAGATGACCCAGAAGTCATCGTATATGTGGCGGTTGACCGCCCTAATCTAGAGGGCGATGAGGCGGGATCAGAGCCAGTGTCAATGATTTTTAAACAAGTCATGGAACAAAGTCTTCAGTATTTAAATATCGCTCCATCAGAAGAAGAAGAGGTATCCTCTGTCCAAGATACGATTAAAATGGGGGATTATGAAGAAGGTGTGACACAGGAAGCTTATGATGACTTATCTAAACAGGGCCTTGATGTCATATTAATAGGGGACGGAGAAACGGTCATCAAACAATCCCATGCAGAAGGTACGGAATTAATGAATGGAGAAAAAGTTATTTTACTAACGGATGATGTTGATCCCCTCGTACCAGATATGACAGGCTGGTCATTAAGAACTGTTTACTTATTTGAAAAAGTAACAGGCATTGATATAGAGGTAGAAGGATCTGGTTTTGTTAGCGGACAAACGCCATCACCAGGCAGCAGTATGGAGGATTTAAATCGTATGATGATTGATCTCTCTACCGAAAAAGAACATAATCAATCTGAAACAGGTGTGGAAGGGGATGAAGAAGCAACAGAGACTGGAGAAGAAGATGACTTTTTCATGGATTAA
- a CDS encoding stage V sporulation protein D → MKRVSYVTVRKRLILTLVVGVLIFTVMIGRLWYVQVVLGDDISNKAEDLWGRNIPFEAKRGEIVDRHGEVLATNVTAPSILVVPRQLEDPALAAEELASLLNMSTEKAYEKMTQNESIVRINPEGRKITNKLATKVRQLNIAGIYVAEDYLRHYPKGNYLSHVLGFAGIDNQGLTGLELYYDEMLSGEPGFVSFYSDAKGRRMPDLADRYTAPNDGNHLQLTVDDKIQTIIERELDEAEAIYNPDGAMAIAMDPNTGEILGMSSRPGFDPEKFQEVAPEIYNQNKPIWSQYEPGSTFKIITLAAALEEGQVNLQDDQFNDPGFIEVSGHKLRCWKKGGHGMQTFLEVVQNSCNPGFVKLGEKLGTETLFNYIHDFGFGEKTGIDLQGEGAGILFNEEAVGPLELATTSFGQGVSVTPIQQVAAVAAAVNGGSLYQPYLAKAWLDPLSEETLVENDPIVKRQVISEETSAEIRMALEHVVAKGTGRGAFVDGYRVGGKTGTAQKAKDGKYLENNHIVSFIGFAPADDPEIVVYVAIDNPKDTVQFGGVVAAPIVGKIIEDGLRAMGVPKRKGQVEKEQAWNDIPLIEVPDLIGRTRREINESYYELKLEVDGKGEEVILQSPEPGIRVEEGSTIRIYMGDKQGKDQ, encoded by the coding sequence ATGAAAAGAGTATCATATGTTACTGTGCGAAAAAGATTAATATTAACACTTGTTGTAGGAGTGCTTATTTTTACCGTGATGATAGGGAGACTGTGGTATGTGCAAGTGGTGCTTGGGGATGATATATCAAACAAAGCGGAAGATTTATGGGGACGTAATATTCCATTTGAAGCAAAACGTGGAGAAATAGTGGACCGCCATGGAGAAGTGCTTGCTACGAATGTGACCGCCCCTTCGATTTTAGTCGTACCTCGACAACTGGAAGACCCTGCGTTAGCTGCTGAAGAATTAGCCTCTTTGTTAAACATGTCTACAGAAAAAGCTTACGAAAAAATGACACAAAATGAATCAATCGTGCGAATAAATCCCGAGGGAAGAAAAATTACAAATAAGTTAGCTACTAAAGTTCGTCAGCTTAACATTGCTGGAATTTATGTAGCGGAGGATTATTTAAGACATTATCCAAAGGGAAATTACTTATCTCATGTGCTAGGTTTTGCAGGGATCGATAATCAGGGCTTAACAGGTTTAGAATTGTATTATGATGAGATGTTAAGTGGAGAACCAGGTTTCGTATCGTTTTATTCAGATGCGAAGGGGAGGCGTATGCCTGATCTTGCTGATCGCTATACAGCGCCTAACGATGGGAATCATTTGCAATTAACGGTGGATGATAAAATTCAAACAATTATTGAACGGGAGCTTGATGAAGCAGAAGCTATTTATAACCCAGATGGGGCAATGGCTATTGCGATGGATCCGAATACTGGCGAAATTCTAGGGATGTCTTCTCGTCCTGGTTTCGACCCAGAGAAGTTTCAAGAAGTTGCACCGGAAATTTATAACCAGAATAAACCGATTTGGAGTCAGTATGAGCCGGGATCGACATTTAAAATAATTACATTAGCCGCTGCTTTAGAAGAAGGGCAAGTTAATTTGCAAGATGATCAATTTAATGATCCAGGATTTATCGAAGTATCAGGTCATAAACTCCGTTGTTGGAAAAAAGGGGGGCATGGTATGCAGACATTTTTAGAAGTGGTTCAGAACTCGTGTAACCCTGGTTTTGTGAAGCTAGGAGAAAAGTTAGGAACAGAAACATTATTTAATTATATACATGACTTCGGTTTTGGCGAGAAGACTGGCATTGACCTTCAAGGGGAAGGTGCAGGGATTCTATTTAATGAAGAGGCAGTTGGCCCCTTAGAGTTAGCCACCACGTCATTTGGTCAAGGTGTGTCTGTCACACCGATTCAACAAGTAGCAGCAGTGGCTGCTGCCGTCAATGGTGGGAGTTTATATCAACCTTATTTAGCGAAAGCGTGGCTAGATCCTTTAAGTGAGGAAACATTAGTAGAGAATGACCCAATTGTTAAAAGGCAAGTGATTTCCGAGGAAACTTCTGCCGAAATACGGATGGCACTGGAACACGTTGTGGCTAAAGGGACAGGCCGAGGGGCTTTCGTGGATGGTTATCGTGTTGGAGGGAAAACAGGGACCGCTCAAAAAGCGAAAGATGGCAAGTATTTAGAAAATAATCATATTGTCTCCTTTATTGGATTTGCCCCAGCGGATGATCCAGAAATTGTTGTCTATGTCGCTATCGATAATCCAAAAGATACTGTGCAATTTGGTGGTGTAGTAGCAGCCCCGATTGTAGGGAAGATAATCGAAGATGGTCTTAGAGCGATGGGGGTGCCTAAACGTAAAGGACAAGTTGAAAAAGAGCAGGCATGGAATGATATTCCACTAATAGAAGTTCCAGATTTAATTGGACGTACTAGAAGGGAGATAAATGAATCTTATTATGAATTGAAGCTTGAGGTAGATGGGAAAGGGGAAGAAGTTATTTTACAGTCACCTGAACCAGGTATAAGAGTAGAAGAAGGTTCAACAATTCGCATATATATGGGTGACAAACAAGGTAAGGACCAGTAA
- the ftsL gene encoding cell division protein FtsL has translation MSPLLEKKVQQTSVPHREYETKIVRERVFKGGITKGEKVIYTLALMAVVCVTYLIVSNYATIYSLNHEMQQVESQINNQENVNSGLALQVKELSDPERILDIAQNELGMKLNDESVKVIHNND, from the coding sequence ATGAGCCCGTTATTAGAAAAGAAAGTTCAACAGACTTCTGTGCCACACCGTGAGTATGAAACGAAAATAGTGAGAGAGCGTGTTTTCAAAGGTGGAATCACTAAAGGAGAAAAAGTCATCTATACACTAGCGTTAATGGCTGTTGTATGTGTCACATACTTAATTGTGTCAAATTATGCCACGATTTATTCGCTAAACCATGAGATGCAACAAGTTGAATCCCAAATAAATAATCAAGAAAATGTCAATTCGGGTCTTGCACTCCAAGTGAAGGAACTATCTGATCCTGAGAGGATTTTAGATATTGCACAAAATGAGCTTGGGATGAAACTTAATGATGAGAGCGTCAAAGTCATTCACAACAATGATTGA